GCTACGACCTGTACTACCTCAACGTGATGGCAGGCCCCGACGCCGAGCGCGAGTGGCGCATCAGCGACGACCCCGCCCACGCGTGGGTGCGCTCGACCTGGGATGCTCAGGAGATCGACCCGCGCCTGCCCTACGCAGCCGACCCGGAAGGACGATGACGACGTTGGAGACCAAGCAGATGACGGTGGCGCAGGCCCTCGTCGAATTCCTCGCCCGCCAGTGGACCGTCGACGGTGACCTCCGCGAACGCACGATCCCCGGAGTCTTCGGCATCTTCGGCCACGGCAACGTCGCCGGCATCGGGCAGGCGCTGCGCCAGGCGAACGAGCTCGAGCCCGACCTGATGCCGTACTACCAGGCCCGCAACGAGCAGGCGATGGTGCATCAGTCGGTCGGCTATGCACGGATGCACCGCCGTCGCGCGACCTTCGCGTCAGCCGCGTCGGTCGGTCCGGGTGCCGCGAACATGCTCACGGGCGCCGCCCTCGCGACGAGCAACCGCATGCCGGCGCTCCTACTGCCGAGTGACACCTTCGCGACGCGCGTCGCCGACCCGGTGCTGCAGCAGCTCGAGTTCCCGCACGACATCGGCATCCAGGTGACCGACGCGTTCCGTCCGCTCTCGCGCTTCTTCGACCGCGTGCAGCGACCCGAGCAGCTGTACTCGATCGCCCTCGCGGCGATGCGGGTGCTCACCGACCCCGCCGAGACGGGCGCCGTGACGATCGCGCTGCCAGAGGACGTGCAGGCCGAGGCGATCGACGTCCCGCTGGAGTTCCTACAGGATCGCGAGTGGCACATCTCGCGCCCGCTCCCCCAGCGCGGTCAGCTCGAGCGGGCCGTCGCCGCGATCCGCTCGGCCAAGCGGCCCGTGATCGTCGCCGGCGGCGGCGTGATCTACTCGGGAGCCGAGGCCGCGCTCGCGGCGCTCGTCGAGGCGACCGGCATCCCCGTCGGCACCTCGCAGGCCGGCGGCGGCGCGCTGCCGTGGGACCACGCGCAGTACGTCGGCGGCATCGGCGCGACCGGCACGACCGCCGCGAACCGTATCGCCGCCGAGGCCGACGTCGTCATCGGCATCGGCACCCGGTACAGCGACTTCACCACCGCGAGCCGCACCGTGTTCCAGGACCCGGATGTGCGCTTCGTCAACATCAACGTCGCGGGGTTCGACGCCTACAAGCACGGCTCGCAGTTGCCTGTCGTCGCCGACGCGCGCGAGACGCTCGAGGTGCTCCTCGCCGAGCTCGGGGGCTTCCGGGTCGACACCGCGTACGCCGAGCGCATCGCGCGCGAGAAGCGCGAGTGGGATGCCGCGGTCGACGCCGCGTTCGCGCCCACCGGAAGCGACCTGCCGGGCCAGCCCGAGATTATCGGCGCCGTGCAGGCGGCGTCGGCGCCGGAAGACGTGCTCGTGCAGGCGGCCGGGTCGCTGCCGGGCGACCTGCACAAGCTGTGGCGCGTACGCGACCCGCTCGGCTACCACGTCGAGTACGCGTTCTCGTGCATGGGTTACGAGATCGCCGGCGGCCTCGGCGTCAAGCGCGGCGCGCTCACCGACGGCTCGGACCGCGACGTCATCGTCATGGTCGGCGACGGCTCGTACCTGATGCTGCACACCGAGCTCGTCACGGCCGTCGCCGAGGGCATCAAGCTCATCGTCGTGCTCATCCAGAACCACGGGTACGCGTCGATCGGCCATCTCTCCGAGACGGTCGGCTCCGAGCGCTTCGGCACGTGGTACCGGTCGTACGACGAGCAGGCCCGGAACTTCCAGGGCGACGACATCCTCCCGGTGGATCTCGCCGCGAACGCGCGCAGCTACGGCATCGACGTGATCGAGATCGAGCCCGAGCCCCACGCGATCGACCGCCTCGCCGAGGCGATCGCGACCGCGAAGGCGAGCGACCGCTCGACGCTCATCCACATCAACAGCGACCCGCTCGTGTACGCGCCCGACGGCGAGGGTTGGTGGGACGTGCCCGTGGCCGAGGTCTCCGAGCTCGAATCGACGCGGCGCGCCCGCAGCGAGTACGAGCGACTGCGCGAAGCACGACGACCGCTGCTCGGAGAGGAGTCGGACCGGTGAACGCGACCATCGCCGGCGCCCCGGTGAGCTTCGGGGTCTTCGAGATGACCCCCGACGACGCCGAGGTGCTCGACCCCGACGACATGCTCTCGATCCTGCACGAGGCCGGCTACGACGGCGTCGACCTGGGGCCGATCGGCTACTTCGGCAGGGGCGAGGAGCTGCGGCGGCGCCTCGATCGCTGGGGCCTGGATCTCGCCGGCGGGTGGGTGGAGCTTCCGCTGTCGGACGACGCCGGTTTCGAAGCGGCCCTCCCAGGCCTCGACGACGCGCTGCGCGTCTTCGCCGACGCCGCGGAGGCAGGGCCCCGGCTCCTGCCGAAGCCCACACTCGCCGATCACGGCTCACCCGCGCGCAAGGCCCGACCGGGGCGCGGCGCGGCCGAGCACCGGCTCGACGACGCAGCTTGGGAACGGCTCATCGCGAACACGCAGGCCGCTGCCGACCGAGTCCGCGCTGCCGGGTTCGAGCCGACCTTCCATCATCACGCCGGAACCTTCGTGGAATCCCCCGAGGAGATCGACCGGTTCCTGGATCGCGTCGATGTCGGACTCACACTCGACACCGGGCATCTCGTCATCGGCGGTGGAAACCCGCTCGAGGTGCTCCAGCGGTGGGGGGACCGCGTGAACCACCTGCACGTGAAGGATGTCGACCTGGGTGTCCTCGAACGCGTGCTCGCTGCGGGCGGCGGCATGGCGGAGGTCTGGTCGTCGGGCGCGTTCGTCGCGTTCGGCACGGGGGACATCGACGTGACCGCCGTCATGGACGCGGCGGACGCGATCGGCTTCTCCGGGTGGGTCGTCGTCGAACAGGACGTGCTTCCGGGCCGAGACATCTCGTTGGCCGACTTCCGCTCCGAGCGCGAGGCGGACCAGCGACGCAACCGTGACGTGCTCAGGCGATGGTGCTGAGTGAACAAGCAGGAGAAGTCCCACCGCGAGGAGAACGTATGACCCAGAACGATCTGCGCATCGGCGTCGTCGGCGCCGGACTCATGGGTGCCGACCATGTCACCCGCATCACCGAGCGCATCTCGGGCGCTGTCGTTTCGGCGATCGTCGAGCCGGATGCCGCGCGCGCCGAGTCCGCCGTCGACCACGCGCCCGGCGCCCGCGCCTTCAGCCGGATCGAGGACGCGCTCGACGCCAATGCGCTCGACGCCGTGCTCATTGCAACCCCCGGACGCTTCCACGAGCAGGTGTTGCTGCCGGCGTTGGAGGCGGAGCTCCCGATCCTCTGCGAGAAGCCGCTCACGCCCGACTCGACCTCGGCGTGGCGAGTTCTCGAAGCCGAACAGCGTCTGGCCCGGCCGCATATCCAAGTCGGCTTCATGCGCCGCTTCGACGCGGAGTACGCCGAGTTGCGTGCGTTGATCGCGTCAGCGGAGCTCGGTGAGCTGGTCATGCTGCGCTGTGCGCACCGCAACCCCACAGTGCCCGACACGTACACGCAGCAGATGCTCATCAGCGACTCGCTGGTGCACGAGTTCGACGTGGCCCCATGGCTCGCCGGCAGCGACATCGCCTCGATCGAGGTCAAGTACCCGCGCCGGAACTCGCTGTCACCCGAACGCCTGCGCGAGCCGATCCTGGTGCTCATCGAACTCGAGAACGGCGTGCTCGTCGACGTGGAGATGAACGTGGGCGTCCAGTTCGGCTACCAGGTCGCGACCGAAGCGGTCTTCGAGAAGGGCATCGCCCGCATCGGCCAGCCCTCTGGCATGCAGACGTGGCGCGATGGCCGCTTCTCAGTCGGTGACCATATGAGTTTCGTCACCAGGTTCGCACGCGCCTATGACGCACAGGTGCAGCGCTGGGTGGATGCGGCCGGGCGCCTCGCAATCGACGGCCCGAATGCGTGGGACGGCTACAAGGTGGCACTCGCCTGCGAGGCCGGCGTCTCGGCGCTCGACGGCGGCCTCGTCGCCATCGACATCCCGCCGCGACCGGCCTTCTACCGCTGACCTCTCGAAGGCCTGGCGGGTCCGATTCGGCCGCAGAGCTGGTGGTTGACGCAGCGTTCGGTATGTGTAAGTATGACCGGACATAGTTACATAATTCGGAGAAGCGCCCCAGCCACCGCTGCCTCGCGCCAATCCGAAAGGGTGCAAGACAAGTTTGTTATGACAATCTATTGATTAGATATAGCACGTGCTAGCGCAATGCCCAGGCGGTCGAACCGCGAAACCCGCAGCCAACGATGGCAAACGGGGTTTGGATCAAAGGAGATGCAAAATGAAGAACTTCCATCGACGCGCGCTCGTGGCGCTGGCCGCAGCGCCGCTCATCGCCGTGCTCGCGGCATGCACGGCCGGCGGCGGAGAGAGCGAGGCGAATGGCGCCGCAACTGCCGAGGGAGAGCAGCTCAAGGTCGCACTGATCACCCACGCTGTTCCCGGCGACACCTTCTGGGACATCATTCGCAAGGGAGCCGACGCGGCCGCGACGAAGGACAACGTCGAGGTGCTGTACTCCTCGGATCCAGACGGTGGAAAGCAGGCGCAGCTCGTGCAGCAGGCCGTGGATCAGGGCGTCGACGGTATCGTCGTCACCCTGGCGAAGCCTGACGCGCTTGAGGACTCCGTGAAGGCCGCGCTGGCCGCGGGCATTCCGGTCTTCAGCATCAACGCGGGTGAGAACGAATCCCGGGAGTTCGGTGTCCTTGCTCACTTCGGGCAGAACGAGACGGTGGCCGGCCAGGCCGTCGGAGAGCAGCTGAATGCGCAGGGCTCGAAGAAGACGATCTGCATCATTCAGGAACAGGGCCAGGTCGCCCTCGAACAGAGGTGCGCGGGTGTCAAGGACACATTCGCGGGTGCGTTCGAGGTCCTCTATGTCAACAGTGCGGACATGGCCGGCTCGTCGTCGACCATCACCGCGAAGTTGCAGACCGATGGATCGATCGACTCCGTGGTCGCACTCGCGGCGCCGATCGCCCTGGCAGCCATCGACGCCGCGAAGGATGCGGGTTCCAGTGCGAAGATCGGCACGTTCGACCTCAGTAGCGATGCTGTCGACGCCTTGAAGGCAGGCGACCTGGCATTCCTGGTCGACCAGCAGCCCTACCTGCAGGGATACTCGGGCATCGATGCGGTATGGCTGCAACTCACCAACGGCAACGTGCTGGGCGGCGGAGCGCCGGTGTTCACGGGTCCCGCCATCGTGACCGCCGACAACGTGGACGCGGTCGCCGGATTCGCCGCGAACGGGACTCGCTAGACCATGTCCAGCCACACGTTGAGCCCGAATCAGCCCGAGACGGATACACCGAAGGCGGGAACCGACACACTGGTCCGAGACGAGCGGCTCGCGCGAGCGAGCATCTGGGCGAGACTCTTCGTCCGGCCCGAGATGGGTGCATTCGCGGCCGCCGTCGTCCTGTTCGCACTGTTCGCCACGGCATCGCCCATCTTCACGCAGGCGAGCTCGATCGCGACGATCCTCTACGGGGCGTCCACGGTCGGAATCATGGCTGTGGGCGTCTCCCTACTCATGATCGGTGGGGAGGTCGACCTCTCAGCGGGCGTCGCGGTGATCAGTTCCGCGCTGACCGCGGCGTTGTTCGTGACCTCGCTGGGGCTCAACGTGTGGGTGGGCGCCGTGCTCGCGCTCGCATTCTCATTGCTCGTCGGCCTCGTCAACGGCATTCTGCTGGTGCGGACGAAGCTCTCGAGCTTTATCGTGACCCTGGCGAGCTTCTTCATGCTGACCGGCATCAACCTGGGTATGACGAAGTTCATCACGGGCGGCGTCGCCTCCCCCAGCGTGCAGAACCTGGACGGGTATGAAAGCGCGAGGATCGTTTTCGCCTCTGACGTCTCCGTCTTCGGCACGAACGTCAAGATCACGGTCTTCTACTGGATCGCGCTCGTTGCCATCGCCACGTGGCTCCTCCTCCGCACCCGCATCGGCAACTGGATCGCCGCCTCGGGCGGCGCTCCTGATGCAGCGCGCGCGGTAGGCGTGCCGGTGGCGAAGACGAAGATCGGCCTCTACATGGGCGTCGCGTTCTGTGCGTGGCTGCTCGGCATGCACAACCTCTTCGCCTTCAAGACGGTGCAGTCCGGTGAGGGCATCGGAAACGAGTTCCTCTACATCATCGCGGCTGTCGTCGGCGGTTGTCTCATGACCGGCGGATACGGCTCGGCGATCGGTGGAGCGATCGGCGCGCTCATCTACGGCATGGCCCTGAAGGGTGTCGTCTATGCCGAGTGGAATCCCGACTGGCTGAGGTTCTTCCTCGGCGCGATGCTGCTCGGCGCGACGGTACTCAACATCGTGCTTCGAAACCGGGCTGCGAAGGCACGACGATGACCGAATCGACGAGCGAGAGCGAGAACAGGCTCATGGAGAACAGCACGCTTGATCCCGACGGTCCTGCGCTCATCGAGCTGCGCGACGTCGGCAAGAGCTACGGCAACATCGTCGCGCTGCGGGATGTCACGCTCACCGTCCGGCAAGGATCCGTGTCCTGCGTACTGGGAGACAACGGAGCCGGCAAGTCGACGCTGATCAAGATCGTCGCGGGGCTTCACCGGCATGATCAGGGCACGTACACCGTCCGCGGAGAAGACGTCCACCTCAATTCACCGCGGGAGGCTCTTTCCCGCGGCATCGCCACGGTGTACCAGGATCTCGCAGTGGCTCCGCTGATGCCGGTCTGGCGCAACTTCTTCCTCGGCTCGGAGCTCACGAAGGGGCGCGGGCTGCTTCGCCGGCTGGATGTCGCCAAGATGCGGAGGATCGCCAAACAGGAGCTGCTCGACATGGGGATCGACCTTCGGGACGTCGATCAGCCGATCGGAACCCTCTCCGGTGGCGAACGGCAGTGCGTGGCGATCGCGCGGGCAGTCCACTTCGGTGCGAAAGTGCTCATCCTGGATGAGCCGACCGCAGCTCTCGGTGTGAAGCAGTCGGGGGTCGTGCTCAAGTACATCGTGCAAGCCCGGGATCGCGGCCTCGGAGTGATCTTCATCACGCACAACCCGCACCACGCGTTCCCTGTCGGTGACGAGTTCCTGTTGCTCAAGCGGGGCCGCAGCATCGGATATGCGAAGAAATCCGAGATCACGCTCGATGAGCTGACCGCCATGATGGCCGGTGGTGCCGAGCTCGAGGAACTGATCCACGAACTGCAGCGCGCCGGCACGGCGGCAGACACGATCGCCGAGGCCAGCGAGGAGCTCATGCAGATCAACGCCGAGCGGCACGCGCGATGACGCGTCCGTTCGATGCTGGAGCACGATCCGAAATGCCGTTCGTGCTCGCAGCCAGCGCTGAGATGCTCTTCCTCGAATTGCCGTTCGTCGAACGGGTGCAGCGCCTGGATGCGCTCGGCTTCCAGGTGGAGATCTGGGACTGGGCAACGAAGGACCTCCGCGCGCTCGCTGCGACAGGGGCGACGTTCTCCTCGATGACCGGGTACCTGCAGGGGAACCTCACGGATGAGGAGGCGATCGATGCGCTGCTGCGGTCGGCTGAGCAGTCGCTTCGCGCTGCCGACATCATCGACTCGCCCAGGCTGAACCTGCACGGCACCGGCCTCGACAAGGCCGGTTTGCCGGTCTCGCCGCGCGAGACCACGACAGGCGCCGACTGGATGCGTGCGGCGGACACGCTCGAGCGGCTCGCCCTCCTCGGTGAGCGGCACGGCCGCGTATTCACCCTGGAGAACCTCAACACCACGGTCGATCACCCGGGCACCCCGTTCGCCACGGCGCACGACACGTTGACCCTGGTCGAGTTCGTGAACCACCGGAGTCTCCGCCTCAACCTCGACCTGTACCACGCGCAGATCGGCGAGGGTAACCTCATCGATCTCACGACGAGAGCGCTCCCCTACGTCGGCGAGATCCAAGTCGCCGACGTGCCCGGCCGGTTCGAGCCGGGCACAGGCGAGATCCGCTACGAGGCGATCCGGGATGCGCTCGTCGGCCACCGGTACTCGGGCGTGGTCGCGCTCGAGGGCTGGGCCAGAGGTGGCTCAGAGGAAGCGCTCCGCGCATTCCGTTCCGCATTCACCGTATCGAGCGCTGAGCGGGACGCCGAGGACCCGCTCAGGGCAGCGCCCGCATCGACGCCACGTTCCCCCGAAGGATTGATCGCATGACTCCATCCCCGCTCCGCTTCGGCCTGATCGGCACCGGCCGGATCGGCCAAGTGCACGCCGCGAGCATCACTGCCGATCCGGATGCGACTCTCGCATGGGTGGCCGATCCGTTCGTGGAGGGCGCGACGGTACTGGCCGATCGCTACGGTTGCCGGTCAACGGCATCGAGCGAGGAACTCATCACCTCGGGTGAAGTCGACGCGATCCTTGTCGCCTCCTCGACGCCGACGCACGTCGACCTCATCGCCGAATCGGTGGACGCCGGTCTGCCCGTGCTCTGCGAGAAGCCCATCGATCTCGACATCGGCCGTGTCGATGCCCTGCGACCGAAAGTCGCGTCGGCCGGAGTGCCCGTCGCACTCGGCTTCAATCGGCGATTCGACCCGAGTTTCGCGGATGCACGTGAACGCGTCCTCCGCGGGGAGATCGGCGCGCTCGAGCAGCTCTCGATCATCAGTCGCGATCCGTCGGCGCCACCTGCGGCTTACCTTGCAGTCTCCGGGGGGATCTTCCGCGACATGACGATCCACGACTTCGACATGGCCCGGTTCTTCCTGCCCGACATCATCGAGGTCAGCGCCGTCGGCACGAACACCTTCGACGACGGCGCACGGGAGCAGGGCGACTTCGACACCGCGGTGACCGTGCTGCGGTCCGCCTCGGGAGCTGTGGTGACCGTCACGAACTCGCGCCACTGCGCGTTCGGGTACGACCAGAGGATCGAGGCATTCGGTGAAAGGGGCATGATCTCCGTGGAGAACGCCCGGACGAGCCTGGTCAGCGTCTCGACCGCGACCGCGGTCGAGGCGAAGCCGCCGTATCAGAGGTTCTTCCTGGAGCGCTATGCCCAGGCGTACGCGGCCGAGCTCCGTGAGTTCATCAAGCTCGCACGCGGGGAGGCATCGACGAGCCCGACGTTCGAGGACGGGCGAGCCGCGCTCATCCTCGCGGATGCGGCACAGCGAGCCGCGACCGAACGGATCACCGTGCCGGTCGACCTCAGCTGAGCACCCGCGGTGCACCGGTCGTGCTGCGGATGACCAGCTGCGCCCTCACTCGGCGCGCCCACGGCGCGACGTTCGTGCCGCTGAGTCGATCGACCACCGCCTCGACAGCGAGCGCGGAGAGGATTGCCGGATCGTGGCGGATCGTGGTCATCTGGAGGAATCTCAACGAAGCGATGCTGCTGTCGTCGTAGCCCACGATCGAAACGTCGTCGGGGATGCGGATTCCGGTGCGAACGAGCGTTTCGATCACCCCGAACGCGCATCGATCGTTCGCACACGTGATGGCGGTCGGCAACTCGGCTCGTTCGAGAAGCGCCGATGCGGCGGCCGAACCCGCATCCTCGTCGTACGCGCTCGGCACGATCTCCGCCTGCTCTGTCAACCCGCGCCGTGCCATCGCCGCGAGATAGGCGTCCCTGCGCTCATCGGCATTCGGGCCCATTCCACCGTCGATATGCGCGATGCGCGTGTGGCCGAGCCCGGTGAGGTGCTCGATGGCCAGCTCCATGCCCTCTGCATTGTCGACGCGGAT
The Agromyces albus DNA segment above includes these coding regions:
- the iolD gene encoding 3D-(3,5/4)-trihydroxycyclohexane-1,2-dione acylhydrolase (decyclizing): MTTLETKQMTVAQALVEFLARQWTVDGDLRERTIPGVFGIFGHGNVAGIGQALRQANELEPDLMPYYQARNEQAMVHQSVGYARMHRRRATFASAASVGPGAANMLTGAALATSNRMPALLLPSDTFATRVADPVLQQLEFPHDIGIQVTDAFRPLSRFFDRVQRPEQLYSIALAAMRVLTDPAETGAVTIALPEDVQAEAIDVPLEFLQDREWHISRPLPQRGQLERAVAAIRSAKRPVIVAGGGVIYSGAEAALAALVEATGIPVGTSQAGGGALPWDHAQYVGGIGATGTTAANRIAAEADVVIGIGTRYSDFTTASRTVFQDPDVRFVNINVAGFDAYKHGSQLPVVADARETLEVLLAELGGFRVDTAYAERIAREKREWDAAVDAAFAPTGSDLPGQPEIIGAVQAASAPEDVLVQAAGSLPGDLHKLWRVRDPLGYHVEYAFSCMGYEIAGGLGVKRGALTDGSDRDVIVMVGDGSYLMLHTELVTAVAEGIKLIVVLIQNHGYASIGHLSETVGSERFGTWYRSYDEQARNFQGDDILPVDLAANARSYGIDVIEIEPEPHAIDRLAEAIATAKASDRSTLIHINSDPLVYAPDGEGWWDVPVAEVSELESTRRARSEYERLREARRPLLGEESDR
- a CDS encoding sugar phosphate isomerase/epimerase family protein, translated to MNATIAGAPVSFGVFEMTPDDAEVLDPDDMLSILHEAGYDGVDLGPIGYFGRGEELRRRLDRWGLDLAGGWVELPLSDDAGFEAALPGLDDALRVFADAAEAGPRLLPKPTLADHGSPARKARPGRGAAEHRLDDAAWERLIANTQAAADRVRAAGFEPTFHHHAGTFVESPEEIDRFLDRVDVGLTLDTGHLVIGGGNPLEVLQRWGDRVNHLHVKDVDLGVLERVLAAGGGMAEVWSSGAFVAFGTGDIDVTAVMDAADAIGFSGWVVVEQDVLPGRDISLADFRSEREADQRRNRDVLRRWC
- a CDS encoding Gfo/Idh/MocA family protein — its product is MTQNDLRIGVVGAGLMGADHVTRITERISGAVVSAIVEPDAARAESAVDHAPGARAFSRIEDALDANALDAVLIATPGRFHEQVLLPALEAELPILCEKPLTPDSTSAWRVLEAEQRLARPHIQVGFMRRFDAEYAELRALIASAELGELVMLRCAHRNPTVPDTYTQQMLISDSLVHEFDVAPWLAGSDIASIEVKYPRRNSLSPERLREPILVLIELENGVLVDVEMNVGVQFGYQVATEAVFEKGIARIGQPSGMQTWRDGRFSVGDHMSFVTRFARAYDAQVQRWVDAAGRLAIDGPNAWDGYKVALACEAGVSALDGGLVAIDIPPRPAFYR
- a CDS encoding substrate-binding domain-containing protein encodes the protein MKNFHRRALVALAAAPLIAVLAACTAGGGESEANGAATAEGEQLKVALITHAVPGDTFWDIIRKGADAAATKDNVEVLYSSDPDGGKQAQLVQQAVDQGVDGIVVTLAKPDALEDSVKAALAAGIPVFSINAGENESREFGVLAHFGQNETVAGQAVGEQLNAQGSKKTICIIQEQGQVALEQRCAGVKDTFAGAFEVLYVNSADMAGSSSTITAKLQTDGSIDSVVALAAPIALAAIDAAKDAGSSAKIGTFDLSSDAVDALKAGDLAFLVDQQPYLQGYSGIDAVWLQLTNGNVLGGGAPVFTGPAIVTADNVDAVAGFAANGTR
- a CDS encoding ABC transporter permease, which codes for MGAFAAAVVLFALFATASPIFTQASSIATILYGASTVGIMAVGVSLLMIGGEVDLSAGVAVISSALTAALFVTSLGLNVWVGAVLALAFSLLVGLVNGILLVRTKLSSFIVTLASFFMLTGINLGMTKFITGGVASPSVQNLDGYESARIVFASDVSVFGTNVKITVFYWIALVAIATWLLLRTRIGNWIAASGGAPDAARAVGVPVAKTKIGLYMGVAFCAWLLGMHNLFAFKTVQSGEGIGNEFLYIIAAVVGGCLMTGGYGSAIGGAIGALIYGMALKGVVYAEWNPDWLRFFLGAMLLGATVLNIVLRNRAAKARR
- a CDS encoding ATP-binding cassette domain-containing protein is translated as MENSTLDPDGPALIELRDVGKSYGNIVALRDVTLTVRQGSVSCVLGDNGAGKSTLIKIVAGLHRHDQGTYTVRGEDVHLNSPREALSRGIATVYQDLAVAPLMPVWRNFFLGSELTKGRGLLRRLDVAKMRRIAKQELLDMGIDLRDVDQPIGTLSGGERQCVAIARAVHFGAKVLILDEPTAALGVKQSGVVLKYIVQARDRGLGVIFITHNPHHAFPVGDEFLLLKRGRSIGYAKKSEITLDELTAMMAGGAELEELIHELQRAGTAADTIAEASEELMQINAERHAR
- a CDS encoding TIM barrel protein, which produces MPFVLAASAEMLFLELPFVERVQRLDALGFQVEIWDWATKDLRALAATGATFSSMTGYLQGNLTDEEAIDALLRSAEQSLRAADIIDSPRLNLHGTGLDKAGLPVSPRETTTGADWMRAADTLERLALLGERHGRVFTLENLNTTVDHPGTPFATAHDTLTLVEFVNHRSLRLNLDLYHAQIGEGNLIDLTTRALPYVGEIQVADVPGRFEPGTGEIRYEAIRDALVGHRYSGVVALEGWARGGSEEALRAFRSAFTVSSAERDAEDPLRAAPASTPRSPEGLIA
- the iolG gene encoding inositol 2-dehydrogenase: MTPSPLRFGLIGTGRIGQVHAASITADPDATLAWVADPFVEGATVLADRYGCRSTASSEELITSGEVDAILVASSTPTHVDLIAESVDAGLPVLCEKPIDLDIGRVDALRPKVASAGVPVALGFNRRFDPSFADARERVLRGEIGALEQLSIISRDPSAPPAAYLAVSGGIFRDMTIHDFDMARFFLPDIIEVSAVGTNTFDDGAREQGDFDTAVTVLRSASGAVVTVTNSRHCAFGYDQRIEAFGERGMISVENARTSLVSVSTATAVEAKPPYQRFFLERYAQAYAAELREFIKLARGEASTSPTFEDGRAALILADAAQRAATERITVPVDLS
- a CDS encoding LacI family DNA-binding transcriptional regulator translates to MTARSARPTMKDVADHVGVSRQLVSLVMRDLGGVSATTRERVLRAAEEMGYRPDASARLLRQRRSYQIGVLYAMHQPFEVDLVEHLFTAARERGYAVVLGPLSPSRPQAMVVEELLQQRIEALIVLATDGGRATCGALKSRDLPVVQLSGPRTTPPGDDIRVDNAEGMELAIEHLTGLGHTRIAHIDGGMGPNADERRDAYLAAMARRGLTEQAEIVPSAYDEDAGSAAASALLERAELPTAITCANDRCAFGVIETLVRTGIRIPDDVSIVGYDDSSIASLRFLQMTTIRHDPAILSALAVEAVVDRLSGTNVAPWARRVRAQLVIRSTTGAPRVLS